AGATATGAATCAACGAGTTCAGTTAGGATTGCAATTTTCTTTTCAGGCGTCTCCGCGGATATCACCTCTGGGTAAGAGCCATAGACCAGATAATCGCTTACTCGATCCTTAAGTTCGAGTCGACTATTGGCATGCGTGCTCAACAACTCGAGTTGCGAGATCGGATAGAGGGTGATGGTCCGTTTTCTACCAGTCAGCGGTTCGCCCAGATGGGCGGCGAGATCGAATGACGACGAGCCGGTCGCAACAATCTTTCGGTCCGGGTACCGATCGATCATGATTTTTAGCGCCATGCCAATGTTCGGAATGTGTTGCGCCTCATCGATAGCGATCAACTCATAATCACCGACGTACTCATCAATCAGGGAAAAATCTTGAGAGCTTAATGATTGTTGCGTGCGGATATTATCACCAGAATCAAGCTTATACTTGAGTTTCGTATGACTTAGCATTTCAGATAAGAGCGTTGTTTTGCCAACACGTCTCGGACCATATACAACCAGAACCCGTTTCGGTTCGAAAAACTTCTCTAAATTATCGTAATGACGTTCAATCAACATTTTTCTCCTCATTCAGAGTCTATACGAAGTCCCGCAATTATGTCAAATATCGGGACTTAAGATCCCGTAATTCATATACCTAGCGGGGAAATCCCGAGCGTAAGCTCGGGGAGGACAGCGGGCAAGCCAAACTTGCGCTCATGTGATGCCACGGGCGGAAGCCTGTGGAGATTCACCGACGCGGAAGTGAGGAAGTCTTTCTAGAGTTTTCTCTTTTAAGAAATCTTCTGCTAATTTAAGTCGCGTGATTAAAATGTCGCATCATCTTGACTGATAAGGAATGAGGCGAGAAGGTGACGACAGGAGGCTAGCCGATGTCACCGGAGCTCATAGGGGTAGTGGCGATTATCGCCGTGGCGCTCGTTTTTGATTTCACCAACGGCTTTCACGACGCCGCCAACTCGATTGCGACGATCGTCTCAACGCGGGTTTTAACGCCGCGCCAAGCGGTGGTGTGGGCGGCGGTTTTTAACTTTATCGCCTTTCTGGTTTTTGGCACGACCGTCGCCAAAACAATCGGCAAGGGTCTTATTGAGATCGAGCAGGTCAACCAGTTGGTGATCTTTGCCGGTCTCATCGGCACCATCGGCTGGAACATTCTGACGTGGTGGATCGGCTTGCCGACCAGCTCCTCGCACGCCTTGATCGGCGGTTATGCCGGAGCGGCAATTGCCAAGGCCGGTTTTGGGGTCATTATCGCCGCCGGTTGGACGAAAACGTTGGTTTTTATTGTCCTGGCGCCTTCAATTGGTTTGATTCTCGGCCTCATCTTAATGACCTTATTAAGTTGGCTGGTGGCGCGCCGACCGCCGCGTCAGGTTAATCTTTGGTTTCGCCGCTTGCAACTCATTTCCGCCGCCCTTTATAGTTTGGGTCACGGCGGCAACGACGCTCAAAAAACGATGGGCATTATCGCGAGCCTCCTCGTTTCATCGGGTTATTTACAAGACTTTGCCGTGCCGCTTTGGGTTGTTTTGGCCGCTCACGGAGCGATCGCCTTGGGCACCTTGGCCGGCGGTTGGCGGATCGTTAAAACGATGGGCACGCGGATCGTTAAGCTAACGCCGGTCGGCGGCTTTGCGGCTGAAACCGGCAGCGCCGCTAGTCTCTTTTTAGCGACACACTTGGGCGCGCCGGTCAGCACTACCCACGTCATCACCGGCGCGATCTCCGGCGTGGGCGCCGCCGCCCGAATTTCCGCCGTCCGTTGGGGCGTCACCTTGCGAATTGTCTGGGCCTGGCTCTTAACGATCCCGTGCGCCGGCCTCATGGCCTTTTTAACTTATGAGATTCTCCGGTTGCTTATCGCCGCGTTTTAAAAGAAATAGAAGGAGGACGAATGGCATTTTTTCCCAAAAATATCGATTTTTTTGAGCTGTTTGACGCGCAGGCCGAGCAATTGAAGGCGGCGGCGGTTTTACTGCGCGAGGTCGAGCACGTCAAGGATCTCAACGAGCACGCCCGGCGCGTCCGCGAGGTTGAGCACGCCGCCGATCAAATCACCCACAAAATTTTTCAAACCCTCAACCAAACTTTCATCACCCCGATTGATCGGGAAGACATTATTGCCCTGGCCAGCCGGCTCGACGATGTGATCGACATGATTGATGTGACCGTCAGTCACCTGGCGCTCTATCATGTTTCGCCGCAAACGCGGGAGATCGAGCAGTATCTTAATCTCTTAGATTCGATTATCGAAGAGGTCGGCAAGGCGGTGCCCGAACTCAAACGCGGCTCCAAGGGTCAGCAAACGATCATTAAACAATCCGAGATTATCAACTTTATTGAAAACCAAGTCGATCAACATAACCGACGGACGATTGGCGAACTGGTCAATAATAGCCAGGATCCGATCACTGTCATTAAACTCAAAGAGGTCTACGAGGATTTGGAGGCGATCGCCGACCGGTGCGAGGACGTGGCCAATATCCTGGAGACGATCGTGGTCAAGAATCAGTGAGCGATGAGGCAATAGGTCGTAGGCAAGAGGCGGTTCTAATGAATCTTGAATTTTTTACCCAAGATTTGCTCTAGGGTTTTAATAGTCAGTTTGACTGAAGGATTGTTAGTTGAAGAGAGAATAAGCCGCTTACCAAATCTTTCTAAGAACGGCGTCAACACCTCATCGGCCCATGAAGGCGAGAGCGCCTCAACGCCCTCAAAATTTAAATTTAGGTCATCGTTTTTACCAAGCGTGACGAGATGGGGCGAATAGGCGGCATAGGCCTCTCGACCCGCCTGGCGGGAAGTGAGGACTGCACCAAATTTTTTCATTGCGATTTCCATCAATTCACCTAAAAGTTATTTCTGCAACGCAACCGCGAATTTGCATCGGTGACTTTGATAATACCAATTTGGCGTCTTTGCCCGTTAGGGCCAAGAAGGCATCGCCAGACCAGAATTTGAGATTTGAATTC
The DNA window shown above is from Candidatus Berkelbacteria bacterium and carries:
- a CDS encoding inorganic phosphate transporter; the encoded protein is MSPELIGVVAIIAVALVFDFTNGFHDAANSIATIVSTRVLTPRQAVVWAAVFNFIAFLVFGTTVAKTIGKGLIEIEQVNQLVIFAGLIGTIGWNILTWWIGLPTSSSHALIGGYAGAAIAKAGFGVIIAAGWTKTLVFIVLAPSIGLILGLILMTLLSWLVARRPPRQVNLWFRRLQLISAALYSLGHGGNDAQKTMGIIASLLVSSGYLQDFAVPLWVVLAAHGAIALGTLAGGWRIVKTMGTRIVKLTPVGGFAAETGSAASLFLATHLGAPVSTTHVITGAISGVGAAARISAVRWGVTLRIVWAWLLTIPCAGLMAFLTYEILRLLIAAF
- a CDS encoding DUF47 domain-containing protein, translated to MAFFPKNIDFFELFDAQAEQLKAAAVLLREVEHVKDLNEHARRVREVEHAADQITHKIFQTLNQTFITPIDREDIIALASRLDDVIDMIDVTVSHLALYHVSPQTREIEQYLNLLDSIIEEVGKAVPELKRGSKGQQTIIKQSEIINFIENQVDQHNRRTIGELVNNSQDPITVIKLKEVYEDLEAIADRCEDVANILETIVVKNQ
- a CDS encoding DUF4325 domain-containing protein produces the protein MKKFGAVLTSRQAGREAYAAYSPHLVTLGKNDDLNLNFEGVEALSPSWADEVLTPFLERFGKRLILSSTNNPSVKLTIKTLEQILGKKFKIH